From the genome of Sphingobacterium sp. UGAL515B_05:
AATAGAGATGGAATACTTACTGCGAAGCCTTCAACAGACGCACAACAGATTCTAGCATTGATAGAATCAATTGAAAACGAATATGGCAATATTGATAGCGATAGAATTTATCTCATAGGCTATTCAATGGGCGCGTCAACAGCGCAGAACTTGATGAGCCTGTCTCCAGATAAATTCGCAGCAATGATTTCCATCGCTGCCGTACCCGATCTATCTAATCTCAACGCACTCGGCAATAAAAACATTTGGCTGATTCATGGCGAAAAAGACACCGAAAATCCCTATTATGGCAGCATAGTTTTGTACGAAAAATTGCGAGGGAATCACAAACTCAAATTCACAACGTTTGAAAATTTACAGCACAATAATATTGTTATTCCGTTTCTTTTAACGGATACGCTCCAGCGATGGTTATTCAGCAAACATCGTTAAGTCACATTTTAATACCTAATCTTAAGCGCAATTGGCTGAAGCTCTATATTCGGTATTTGTGAAACATACACCGTTTGTCCACCCTTTTCATCCACCAATAGCGCCAATAGGCTGCTGATGTCGTCAATCGTGTCCAGTCCAACATTATTGTCTACAATTTCAATATCGCGATCTGAAAGAATCTTTACAGCCTGATGGAAATTTTCTTGAACAATTAGGAGATCCCCACGACCATCCTGACATGCACGATAAATCTCTTGCAGATCAGTGATCACTAAACCCTTGCCCACAGCTGCTTCCAGTTCTTTAAAGTAGTCTTCATTTTTTCGTACCAGTTCCTGTTTCATAAAATTCCAGGCACGGCTCTCTAACTGATGTGTTTCAATGTTATTGTAATCTATAGGCAAGTATCCATAATAGATAGACGGTCTATCCGCAACCTGTAAGAGCTTACTATAATTATTCTCTGTGCAAAACACGAGTGTTACACTCTTTGAGTCCCCAATATAACGCAGGAGAGCTTTGTCTACCCGATTAAGATATTCCCTTAAAAGGTCATCAAGATGTTTAGCATCACTACTTTTATCGGGAAATGTATTGTAAAATTGATTTTCGGCAATAGGAAACTCTTCACTACTGATATCCTCAACAATGCGCCCATTCAAGGCACGAAAAAGATGAACACCGCTTTGCGAAAGCAACATCACAAGATAACTGGCTTGACGGCCAATCTCCTTAACCAAGGGGCGCACAGCAAATGTATTGCTAATATGGACACCCTCTTGGTTTGTCTCCCATGAAGACTTGAAAACTTCTGCTACCGTATCTGAAACAAAGATATGCAGACTTTCGAGATTATAATTAATATCGAGTTCTTGCGCTATCCTTTCCAATTGTCTGATAAGGCCAGCAACTGCCCTCGTATCATACTTATCCGTTAGTCTATCAATCGCTTCTCTGATAAGATTTTTGATCTTTATTCGATCGCTTAGGTTATCAGGATGTGTGCGATGGGTATTGATGGAAATCGTAATGCATAGCTCATCCTGAACTCGGATAAGCATTTGTAGAAGTTGTTTTTCGGGCATAATCATGGACAAATAGTTTAAACTTGAAAACACTTTACGTATAACAACAATTTAAAGATCCTTCTTGTTTGTGTAAAATAAAGGAGTTTTAACTCATTTAGCTGATATCGAAATCAAAAACATGTTATTTATAGTGATTAATAGTTAAAAAAAATGATGAAAAAGTTGCTTTTTGCAGGAGCGACAGGCCGGGTCGGTTGGTTGGCGGCCTTTCACGCACCTATGAGGGAGAAAATCTCGCTGAGATTCTAAATATAAAAACGTATCGAATTCCTCCATTTGATACAATAGAAAATGCAAATGAGGATATTGATTTTGATATTTTAATTGACTTTACCAGTCCATTTATTGCCAAGAAGAACATCCTGAATGCAATAGATAAAGGCGAGCATACGCTAGCTAAAATGGGGAGCTCTAAAGAGGTAAAACGTGGTTTGGATACCATAATGGATTTGTAAATTGGATCATTATCTATCAACCTCTAAATTTAACACAGAACGTTGTACCCACGCCGAGATCGCTTTCTACTGTAACCTCGGCATCAAGACGATCCGCTATCCGTTTGACGATGGAAAGGCCAATCCCCGATCCTTCAAAGCCCTGCGAATTTGACAGCCGTTTAAAAATGTCAAATATATTACTGTCATCCTGAATATCCATCCCAATGCCATTGTCTTTAATATAATAGTAAACTGAATGGCCGTGTTTTTCACTATAAACTTCCACCCTTGGTTGATCTTTTTTACTGCTGTATTTTATCGCGTTGCCGATCAGATTTAAAAACAGCTGATATAACAGTGTTCTTT
Proteins encoded in this window:
- a CDS encoding alpha/beta hydrolase-fold protein, whose translation is MHQKGSSFSRQIGILLSILTCNFCFAQKHEYDNRSIDSATYVETRNTLSQLSTNRYEKRIFKNEITTIPYRFLLPKDFHSKRKYPIVITFHNSSRIGNDNENQLEHLARTWVREEIYARFNCFVVVPQFKKRSSDYEFNRDGILTAKPSTDAQQILALIESIENEYGNIDSDRIYLIGYSMGASTAQNLMSLSPDKFAAMISIAAVPDLSNLNALGNKNIWLIHGEKDTENPYYGSIVLYEKLRGNHKLKFTTFENLQHNNIVIPFLLTDTLQRWLFSKHR